In candidate division KSB1 bacterium, a single genomic region encodes these proteins:
- a CDS encoding Smr/MutS family protein gives MKEHQENHPPEEQFPDYFVVRDVLDLHGLFPEQVPEMVDEFLRNAGEQGYSQVRIVHGKGRSKLKWVVHQCLRGNPLVATFADAPPEAGGWGATVVELRSGKSS, from the coding sequence ATGAAAGAGCACCAGGAGAATCACCCTCCAGAGGAGCAGTTTCCCGATTACTTTGTGGTGCGGGATGTGCTCGACCTGCACGGCTTGTTCCCGGAACAGGTTCCGGAGATGGTGGATGAGTTCTTGCGCAATGCAGGCGAGCAGGGGTACAGCCAGGTGCGCATCGTGCACGGCAAAGGGCGCAGCAAACTCAAGTGGGTGGTGCACCAGTGCTTGCGCGGAAATCCCCTTGTTGCCACCTTTGCCGATGCTCCACCCGAAGCGGGGGGCTGGGGAGCGACGGTAGTGGAGCTACGTTCTGGGAAGAGCTCATAG
- a CDS encoding alkylmercury lyase: MPRKQSRIEFQYIPGCPHAEETLDNLRRLVCEGLISEEELVITTAEDPCLSPRGVFAGSPSVLVDGVDVYTEAEPQGNLYACRVYSLQGHQSGVLPLEFLRAQIVKLRGRTTHEQ; encoded by the coding sequence ATGCCGCGGAAGCAAAGCAGGATCGAGTTCCAGTACATTCCAGGCTGTCCACATGCAGAGGAGACTTTGGACAACCTGCGCAGGCTTGTGTGTGAGGGTCTCATCAGCGAAGAGGAGCTGGTCATTACAACAGCCGAGGACCCCTGCTTATCTCCGAGGGGCGTGTTCGCGGGGTCGCCGAGCGTACTCGTGGACGGCGTGGACGTCTACACCGAGGCTGAACCGCAGGGGAATCTCTATGCCTGCAGGGTCTACTCGCTCCAGGGGCATCAGAGTGGCGTGCTCCCTCTCGAGTTCTTGCGGGCACAGATTGTGAAGTTGCGCGGGCGGACGACACATGAACAGTGA
- a CDS encoding NUDIX hydrolase produces MSPDLYPPTPIVGVGVLVEREGAILLARRGAEPKAGHWSLPGGHVELGEPVREAARRELAEECHVDVEVMDVLDVCDLIIRDEQERVRYHYVLIDFLGKYLGGTARSDSDVLEVAWVPIGQLANYHLTDAVRTVVDKGLALLGAGPNHSPSCRACPDR; encoded by the coding sequence ATGTCGCCCGATCTCTATCCGCCCACGCCTATCGTGGGCGTTGGCGTCTTGGTGGAGCGTGAAGGGGCTATCCTGTTGGCACGGCGCGGTGCTGAGCCCAAGGCGGGGCACTGGTCGCTGCCTGGCGGTCACGTGGAACTGGGGGAGCCGGTGCGCGAAGCTGCGCGGCGAGAGCTCGCCGAAGAGTGCCATGTAGACGTGGAGGTCATGGATGTGCTTGATGTGTGCGACCTCATCATCCGCGACGAACAGGAAAGAGTACGCTACCACTATGTGTTGATCGATTTCTTAGGCAAGTACTTGGGTGGCACCGCTCGCTCGGACAGCGATGTGTTGGAGGTCGCCTGGGTGCCAATCGGGCAGCTCGCCAACTATCACCTCACCGACGCCGTGCGCACAGTGGTGGACAAGGGGTTGGCGCTCCTTGGGGCGGGCCCCAATCACTCCCCCTCATGTCGTGCATGCCCGGATCGATGA